One Paenibacillus riograndensis SBR5 DNA segment encodes these proteins:
- a CDS encoding ferredoxin, with translation MNSFASVNQESCIACGACNSAAPDIFDLDYNGIAGVIYEGDKNRGITAIEPELLEELQEAFVSCPTHCIQLAAVPFA, from the coding sequence ATGAATTCATTTGCCAGCGTCAACCAGGAGTCCTGCATTGCATGCGGCGCCTGCAACTCCGCAGCTCCGGACATTTTTGATCTGGATTACAACGGAATTGCCGGTGTAATCTATGAAGGAGACAAGAACCGGGGCATCACAGCCATCGAACCGGAGTTACTGGAAGAGCTGCAGGAAGCCTTTGTGAGCTGTCCGACCCATTGCATTCAACTGGCGGCCGTTCCTTTTGCCTGA
- the nifH gene encoding nitrogenase iron protein, whose amino-acid sequence MTRKIAIYGKGGIGKSTTQQNTAAAMAYFHDKKVFIHGCDPKADSTRMILGGMNQKTLMDMLRDDGAENITTEKVVKEGYLGIQCVESGGPEPGVGCAGRGVITAIDLMESNGAYTDDLDFVFFDVLGDVVCGGFAMPIRDGKAQEVYIVASGEMMAIYAANNICKGLVKYAKQSGVRLGGIICNSRNVDREREFLEEFTASIGTQMIHFMPRDNIVQKAEFNKKTVVEFDAESKQAGEYGELGRKIIENENFVIPKPLSMDQLEAMVVKYGIGD is encoded by the coding sequence ATGACGAGAAAGATTGCAATCTACGGCAAGGGCGGAATCGGGAAGTCTACTACTCAACAGAATACAGCAGCGGCAATGGCCTATTTTCATGACAAGAAGGTGTTTATACACGGCTGCGACCCGAAGGCGGATTCCACACGGATGATTCTTGGCGGGATGAACCAGAAAACGCTGATGGATATGCTCCGCGATGACGGTGCCGAGAATATCACCACTGAAAAGGTTGTGAAGGAAGGGTATCTCGGCATTCAGTGTGTAGAGTCGGGCGGTCCTGAACCGGGTGTCGGCTGTGCGGGCCGCGGTGTCATCACAGCGATTGATCTGATGGAGAGCAATGGTGCTTATACCGATGATTTGGATTTTGTCTTCTTCGATGTATTGGGCGACGTAGTCTGCGGCGGGTTCGCGATGCCAATCCGTGACGGCAAGGCCCAAGAGGTGTACATCGTGGCTTCCGGCGAGATGATGGCCATTTACGCAGCTAACAATATTTGTAAAGGCTTGGTGAAATACGCGAAGCAGAGCGGTGTCCGCCTCGGCGGAATTATCTGCAACAGCCGCAACGTGGATAGAGAAAGAGAATTCCTGGAAGAATTCACAGCCTCCATCGGGACTCAAATGATTCATTTCATGCCCCGTGACAATATCGTCCAGAAAGCGGAGTTCAACAAAAAAACGGTCGTTGAGTTCGATGCGGAGAGCAAGCAGGCGGGTGAATACGGAGAGCTGGGCCGCAAAATTATCGAGAATGAAAACTTTGTGATTCCCAAGCCGCTGAGCATGGACCAGCTGGAAGCGATGGTAGTGAAATACGGGATTGGTGACTAA
- the anfD gene encoding nitrogenase iron-iron protein, alpha chain, giving the protein MPHHTFKCSACIPERTQHAVIKGPGEDLTSALPEGYLNTIPGTISERGCAYCGAKHVIGTPMKDVIHLSHGPVGCTYDTWQTKRYISDNGNFQLKNTFASDVKEKHIVFGAEGLLKKNIIEAFTAFPEIKRMTIYSTCATALIGDDIGAVAQEVMDEMPDVDIFVCNSPGFAGPSQSGGHHKINIAWINQKVGTVEPEITSDYVINYVGEYNIQGDQEVMADYFKSMGIQVLSTFTGNGSYDDLRAMHRAHLNVLECARSAEYICNELRVKYGIPRLDIDGFGFEPLSASLRKIGLFFGIEDRAQAIIDEQTARWKPELDWYKERLQGKRVCLWPGGSKLWHWANVIHEEMGVEVVSLYTKFGHQGDMEKGIARCEQGALAIDDPNELEGLEAMEMLKPDIIFTGKRPGEVAKKIRVPYLNAHAYHNGPYKGYEGWVRFARDIYNAVYSPIHQLSALNISKDEIPTDKGFATQRMVSDVNLSEEVRNSAVLRQYTGGYDSVSKLRNKTYPHLENQLAGV; this is encoded by the coding sequence ATGCCGCACCATACTTTTAAATGCAGCGCGTGCATCCCTGAACGGACACAGCATGCAGTGATCAAGGGTCCCGGCGAGGACTTGACTTCAGCTCTCCCCGAAGGCTACCTCAACACCATCCCGGGTACGATCTCCGAACGGGGCTGCGCCTATTGCGGAGCCAAGCATGTAATCGGCACGCCGATGAAGGACGTTATCCATCTAAGCCATGGTCCGGTCGGCTGTACGTATGACACCTGGCAGACCAAACGCTACATCAGCGACAATGGCAATTTTCAGCTCAAGAATACTTTTGCCTCAGATGTGAAGGAAAAGCATATTGTCTTCGGAGCTGAAGGACTGCTCAAGAAGAATATCATTGAAGCCTTTACAGCTTTTCCCGAAATCAAACGGATGACGATTTACTCTACCTGTGCAACAGCGCTGATCGGTGACGACATTGGTGCGGTCGCCCAGGAAGTCATGGATGAAATGCCGGATGTGGATATCTTTGTCTGCAATTCACCCGGGTTCGCAGGTCCCAGCCAATCGGGAGGCCATCATAAAATCAATATCGCCTGGATTAATCAAAAGGTGGGGACCGTTGAACCGGAGATTACCAGCGATTATGTCATTAACTACGTCGGCGAATATAACATTCAGGGTGACCAGGAGGTGATGGCCGATTATTTCAAAAGCATGGGGATTCAGGTATTGTCCACCTTTACCGGCAACGGGTCCTATGATGATCTCCGGGCAATGCACCGGGCACATCTGAACGTTCTGGAGTGCGCGCGTTCTGCCGAATACATCTGTAATGAGCTGCGGGTCAAATACGGCATTCCGCGTCTGGATATTGACGGTTTCGGCTTCGAACCGCTGTCGGCGTCCCTCCGCAAGATTGGCTTGTTCTTCGGCATTGAAGACCGTGCGCAGGCGATTATCGATGAGCAGACAGCCAGATGGAAGCCGGAGCTGGACTGGTACAAGGAACGTCTGCAAGGCAAAAGAGTATGTCTCTGGCCGGGCGGCTCCAAGCTCTGGCACTGGGCTAATGTTATCCATGAGGAAATGGGGGTGGAGGTCGTCTCCCTCTATACAAAGTTCGGCCACCAAGGCGATATGGAAAAGGGAATTGCCCGCTGTGAGCAGGGCGCACTGGCCATTGATGATCCGAACGAGCTGGAAGGGCTTGAAGCCATGGAAATGCTGAAGCCGGATATTATTTTTACAGGCAAACGTCCGGGTGAGGTAGCCAAAAAAATCCGGGTGCCTTATCTCAATGCGCATGCCTATCACAATGGTCCTTATAAGGGTTATGAAGGCTGGGTCAGATTTGCCCGTGATATTTATAATGCCGTTTATTCACCGATTCACCAGTTGTCTGCTCTGAATATCAGCAAGGATGAGATTCCGACCGATAAAGGCTTTGCGACCCAGCGGATGGTATCCGATGTGAATCTGAGTGAGGAGGTCAGAAACTCGGCGGTTTTGCGGCAATATACCGGCGGTTACGATTCTGTCTCGAAACTGCGGAACAAAACCTACCCGCATCTGGAAAACCAGCTTGCTGGCGTATAA
- the anfG gene encoding Fe-only nitrogenase subunit delta has translation MENLMQERVAQLENYIMKKCLWQFHSRSWDREKQNEGVLTKTMQILCDEPVDKSTPADRCYWADAVVLAEEYKSRFEWLSEMGREEIKLLMQALKDRIDYVTITGSLNKELTVKQY, from the coding sequence ATGGAAAATTTGATGCAAGAGCGGGTTGCACAGCTGGAGAATTATATAATGAAAAAATGCCTGTGGCAGTTTCACTCCCGCAGCTGGGACAGAGAAAAGCAAAACGAGGGTGTGCTGACCAAAACAATGCAGATTCTCTGTGATGAGCCCGTGGACAAATCAACTCCAGCAGACCGGTGTTATTGGGCTGATGCCGTGGTTTTGGCGGAAGAGTACAAAAGCCGATTCGAATGGCTGTCCGAAATGGGCCGCGAGGAGATTAAGCTGCTCATGCAGGCGCTTAAGGACCGGATAGACTATGTAACCATTACCGGTTCTCTTAACAAGGAGCTTACCGTCAAGCAATATTAA
- the anfK gene encoding Fe-only nitrogenase subunit beta, which translates to MTCEIVQKERGGVINPIFTCQPAGAQYASIGIKDCIGIVHGGQGCVMFVRLLFSQHFKDNFLIASSSVHEDGAVFGALNRVEEAVDVLLMRYPDVKVVPIITTCSTEVIGDDVDGVILKLNNGLLKEKYAGREVHLIAVHTPSFVGSQVSGYDVAVEAFVKHFARKGQPNGKLNLITGWVNPGDVTALKHLLAEMQVDATVLFEIESFDSPILPDKSGESHGSTTIADMTGTANALATLALNKYEGAKAAKYLEDEFGIPAVIGPTPIGIRNTDTFLQNVRKLTGKPIPESLVRERGIAIDALADLVHMFLADKKVAIYGHPDLVIGLAEFCIDLEMQPVLLLLGDDNTTYKSDPRIQALQQNVEFGMEIVLNADLLELENRIKNKGLELDLILGHSKGRFTAIDNNIPMVRVGFPTYDRAGLYRHPTVGYAGAIRLAEEIANTLFTDMEYKKNKEWILSVW; encoded by the coding sequence ATGACTTGTGAAATCGTTCAAAAGGAACGCGGCGGTGTTATTAATCCGATATTCACCTGCCAGCCTGCAGGTGCGCAGTATGCCAGCATCGGAATCAAGGATTGTATCGGTATTGTCCATGGCGGCCAAGGCTGCGTGATGTTCGTCCGTCTGCTGTTCTCTCAGCATTTCAAGGATAATTTTCTGATCGCCTCTTCATCCGTGCATGAGGATGGCGCCGTGTTCGGCGCGCTGAACCGTGTTGAAGAAGCGGTTGATGTGCTGCTCATGCGCTACCCGGATGTGAAGGTTGTGCCGATCATCACCACCTGTTCGACGGAAGTCATCGGCGATGATGTGGATGGTGTAATTCTGAAGCTGAACAACGGGCTGCTTAAGGAAAAATATGCAGGCCGTGAAGTGCATCTGATTGCGGTGCATACCCCCAGCTTCGTGGGCAGCCAGGTAAGCGGTTATGATGTGGCGGTTGAGGCGTTTGTGAAGCATTTTGCCCGGAAGGGCCAGCCGAACGGCAAGCTGAATTTGATCACCGGCTGGGTTAACCCCGGAGATGTGACGGCGCTCAAGCATCTGCTGGCCGAAATGCAGGTGGATGCTACCGTGCTGTTCGAAATCGAAAGCTTTGATTCCCCCATCCTGCCGGATAAAAGCGGTGAGTCGCACGGCAGCACTACGATTGCGGATATGACCGGAACCGCAAATGCGCTGGCCACCCTCGCGCTCAACAAGTACGAAGGTGCCAAAGCGGCGAAGTATCTGGAGGATGAATTCGGTATTCCCGCCGTCATCGGACCCACGCCGATCGGCATCCGCAACACGGATACCTTTCTGCAGAATGTCAGGAAACTGACCGGCAAGCCGATTCCGGAATCGCTGGTGCGCGAACGGGGAATTGCTATCGATGCGCTGGCGGACCTTGTGCATATGTTCCTTGCCGATAAGAAGGTAGCGATTTATGGACATCCGGATCTGGTGATCGGACTTGCGGAGTTCTGCATTGATCTGGAGATGCAGCCGGTGCTGCTGCTGCTTGGTGACGACAACACCACCTACAAGAGCGATCCGCGGATCCAGGCTCTGCAGCAGAATGTAGAATTCGGGATGGAGATCGTATTGAATGCGGATTTGCTGGAGCTGGAGAACCGGATCAAGAACAAGGGTCTGGAGCTTGATCTGATTCTGGGCCATTCCAAAGGACGTTTTACCGCTATCGACAATAACATACCTATGGTGCGTGTCGGGTTCCCGACCTATGACCGTGCCGGCTTGTACCGCCATCCAACCGTGGGTTATGCCGGTGCTATCCGCCTGGCCGAAGAAATCGCCAACACCTTGTTTACCGATATGGAGTACAAGAAAAACAAGGAATGGATTCTGAGTGTATGGTAG